The genomic window TGAATATTTTTTGGTTATactacacattttatttatatctttcTGTGTGTTTTTTCTAAATAACTGATTACAAGctaatgtttgtatgtgtgtattataTGCGTCGTGGTATAAAatattatgcaatttttttcatatgatatattttagtaataaattaaattaaattaaaatcgatTTATCGAACATTTatgaagatttttcaaaaatttaattattaacaaaactCAACTTACATTCAAAAAGTTAGCTCTTTAACTAaacttagaaaatatttatatttgttttttgtttttatttgtattaaacataaaaataaagtaacaaaTGCGCTAGCGCAGCTAATTTACAGCGTTTTTGCACGATCAAGTAAATCACTAATGAATTTCTGTGAAAGAAAACAGAATTAAAACAggtcttttattaaaataattttaaatatatacaactTACGGATATGTCGGATTGCGGGCGCTTGCAGACTGACAGTAGCCGCTAAAAGAGAAACGAAAATTTTGGCAATAGTTATAAAAAGGAAAGGTGTAATgcaaaatatgtgtaaaatgaaataagtacAAAATAGGTGATTCATTTAACCCTCTGTTTGGCAAATATTGCGACAGACTTATTCTCATCCAATGAGTCTGACCTGACTCTTATACGGTTTGTATGGAAGAtacaagttaaaaatgttttgtttatttaaaaaaaaaaatgcttaaaatttcatgaagatAGCTCAGTTAAGTGCCTAATATAaccaatattaaaaacaaacactttttttattttctaacatAACTgcgcttttctttctttttgtaatTACAATTGAATTCTGGTTAAATTTTTGATCaacaacacatgggctgaaaagtcccgggcctaacataTAGATGGCATTAGTTTTAtagcattcacctctttttcagttaatactaaccttaaaaaggcaGATGTTGAAAtgtcatgatattctattcattagtgcTTGAGTTTTTATGCCAAGAGTGacactacttttgttatttttaaaacaatggaacaaagagaatttcgtgttttaattttacactgtttCTTGATGGGAAAGAATACcgttcaagcaaaacaatggcatggaaagtgttatggggaaacaacaataaaacgatggtttgctgacttcaaaagtGGTTGTAgaaacaccgatgatgcacaactcAGTGGACGTCCAAAAGAGGCGGTTATAccagaaaacatgaaaaaaatccacaaaattgttttgaataatTGATAAGTGAAGTTgggtgagttagctgacatcgtaaagatatcaaaataagttgttggctttatattgcatgagcgtttgactatgagaaagctctgttcaaagtgggtgccgcgtttgctcactgcttTGTTTCATGAagacaacgcaccgtctcacaagtcaatcaaaacaatgacaaAACTGCATGAAATGAACTTTTAATTGCTCACACACCCCCAGTATTCGTCAGATTTGGCTCCTAGcggctactggctgttcgcagaccttaaAAATTGCTCGTTGGTAAGAACTTTCGCtcgaggttatcgctgaaacggaggcctattttgagacaAAGGATAAATCATTCTACAAAACTGGTAttaaaatgttagagcggcactggaatgattgcgttgttcttgatggaaattacgtcgatgaataaagctaaaaaaacgtgttttctttgttaggtctgggacttttcagcccatatgTTACCTACACTTCATATTAAAGCATAAAATGATCCACTTGCCCGATTCTCttcaacaattaattgttatGATGTATCGAAATATCGCTAAATTCAAGATTTAAATTCAAGATCAGCTCCTTCAGCCCTCATAAGTAGAAGCTTTGAGGAACGAAGTTTAGTGGCTAACTGTTCTGGAAGAGGTGCTCATCGAAATATTAGCGATGTAGACAACTTGGAAGATGTGCAGCGGATTTCGAAAATTATTCTTCTGTGTCAACTCGTCGACGTTCCGGCCAATTGGGCATTAACCGAACAACATTATGGAGAACTTGTTAAGCTGTTTTAAgtcttaaaattcaaattagatAAGCACTGCTACCACAAGACCACCACCGATTACAATACCCTATTGGTGGGTATTATTTGGCCTACtctgtatattttaatatattcataattaaattcgaaaaagatCCCGCTAGACCCATGTACCAAACGGAGGGTTAAGTAAGTTCAATTAACCTTAGCTTCGATCCCATATTTAATTCTATTAAACATCCTGATTGGTTTTAAGTTATTGCAGACTAACTTTTAACTATTTTATTCGAAATATATGATACTgaataagaaaaatgaaataattctaATTGTAAAATTATACAATGAGATAAGAAACCAATTAAAAGATTTAATCTATGATGCATACATAAAagctaattaaataataaatctaatctaattccaaaaattgcaaaaagtgAACATGAAAAAGTGTctaaaatatgcaataaaagtTCATGGGGGTGAAAATTATACGTAGCAAATTGCAAACCCCTTTGGCAAAAATTTATCAACTTACAATCAAATGAGATCTCCTTATGTCGTCAGTGTCCATATCTAGAATTTCATCAATATCCACATCGATAGCCTCACTCTGCAAcatcaataaaaacatgaaaattaaccataataatataataattgttgTTAGCAACATCATAATCACAAGTGACCATCTGCACTGTTGCTCACTCTCTTTCCTCTATTTGCTCTCAACTTACCGGTGGATCAAAGAGTTTCTGCAGTTCATCGTACAACCACATCTCAACCGCCAAACGCTTACGTATCAGGCTCATCTGATGTGATCCATACTTGGCGGTGAGGAACTTTTCGCGTCGCTCCTTCACCTCAGCACCCTTCTCATTGAAATTGACGCGCAGATTGGTCCGGTTCGGCGAACGTTCGCAATCGTTCATTTGTTCTAGGCCGCACTGcattttgtgtgtgtatgtgtgtgtttgtgttttgaacgatTTTGTTTTTACCTCCTACTGTCTTTTGGCGTAGAGTTTGATATGCTGTGACGTTTTCGTACCAGCTGCTGGACTTTGTCGCTTGGATTTGGCTTCAAAATAAAGCGAATTGAGTTCAATTGTAGTTTtgggttttattatatttttctcagTTCAACTCTGTCAGCCTTCTATGTCAATTTAATTACAGTGGGCGGTTGATTGATATTTTGTTTGATAATACCTTTGTTTTTCTTCAGACTTTCCTGCTTCTTTTACTTTCAATTAATTGTCaaactgcaaaaaaattaagaaaaaaaattaattaaattaacagCTCACCATTTTTGTTcggttttttattaaacttaatttgaagttaatgaaataattattgcAACGTTTACAATTATTATACAAATCCCGGAGTTCACGTTCTTGATGAGTGTGTCATTAACTGGTTAGGAAGGCACCTCAGTCGGTGGcttatgctatgtattttaaCTCAATATGTTTATGCGTTTGCCTTCCGCGCGGCTACATTTATAATTGTATGCATGTCGCAGATTTCCATAAACCAGTTGTTTTCTTTTGTGTGGTCACGTGACTCAGTACATTTGGTATTCCACAACGGCATAAGTATCGGTCAATGCGATCACTTTGTGGTTTTGATGGCAGACCATTTGTTTTTCTGCTTGGTAGCACTTGCATGATTTTTCAAATATCCAGTGAACTCATAGTGGTGATGACTAATTCAGCAGGACTTTTACGTGTGTACAAAACGTGCATGGGGGAAATaagaaacttttgaaaaaatcaagagaat from Anastrepha ludens isolate Willacy chromosome 5, idAnaLude1.1, whole genome shotgun sequence includes these protein-coding regions:
- the LOC128863098 gene encoding protein phosphatase 1 regulatory subunit 14B; protein product: MQCGLEQMNDCERSPNRTNLRVNFNEKGAEVKERREKFLTAKYGSHQMSLIRKRLAVEMWLYDELQKLFDPPSEAIDVDIDEILDMDTDDIRRSHLIRLLSVCKRPQSDISKFISDLLDRAKTL